From Syngnathoides biaculeatus isolate LvHL_M chromosome 19, ASM1980259v1, whole genome shotgun sequence, a single genomic window includes:
- the sugct gene encoding succinate--hydroxymethylglutarate CoA-transferase isoform X2, which yields MLLCACSSRFLRVALASLSPERTSVKSLSCGRQLSRTKTGADRCRPLEGVRVLDLTRVLAGPFATMLLGDLGAEVIKVEKPGAGDDTRAWGPPFVGSESVYFLSVNRNKKSIAVDLKHPRGAQVVQELAGVCDVLMENFLPGKLSVMGLGYRELSERNPGLIYCSISGYGQTGPQSQSPGYDSIASAVSGMMHITGSEDGGPVRPGVAMTDLATGLYAHGAVLAALLQRRRTGAGAHVDCDLLSSQVSCLSHVAANFLNGGKEARRLGTAHESIVPYQGFQTRDGQVVVAAVNDQQFARMCRVLGLPELSRQPRYSTNKLRVQNRRQLVHTLTQRFVQETTADWLRRFEGSGVPSGPINSIRQAFADPQVRHNGLVQEMEHPTAGRIAVPGPAVRYSSFSRGEPTPPPVIGQHTAEVLRDALAYGDDVIGELLEAGAVAQNPAC from the exons ATGTTGTTGTGCGCTTGCTCTTCgcgtttcctccgggtggcTTTGGCCTCGCTCTCGCCAGAGAGGACAAGTGTGAAAAGTTTGTCCTGCGGACGGCAGCTGTCTCGAACTAAAACAG GTGCTGACCGCTGCCGGCCACTAGAGGGCGTCAGAGTGTTGGACCTGACCCG CGTCCTGGCCGGGCCCTTCGCCACCATGCTGCTGGGAGACCTGGGAGCCGAAGTCATCAAAGTGGAGAAACCAG GCGCGGGCGACGACACCCGGGCGTGGGGCCCCCCCTTCGTGGGCTCGGAGAGCGTCTACTTCCTCAGCGTCAACCGCAACAAAAAA AGCATCGCCGTGGACCTCAAACATCCCCGAGGAGCACAAGTCGTCCAGGAG CTGGCGGGCGTGTGCGACGTGCTGATGGAGAACTTCCTGCCGGGCAAACTGTCTGTGATGGGTCTGGGGTACCGGGAGCTCAGCGAACGGAACCCGGGGCTCATCTACTGCTCCATTTCAG GTTACGGACAAACGGGGCCTCAAAGTCAAAGCCCGGGTTACGACTCCATTGCCTCAGCTGTGTCCGGGATGATGCACATCACGGGgtcagag GACGGAGGGCCGGTCCGCCCCGGCGTGGCCATGACGGACCTGGCGACCGGCCTGTACGCCCACGGCGCCGTGTTGGCGGCCCTGCTGCAGCGCCGCCGCACCGGCGCGGGTGCGCACGTGGACTGTGACCTGCTGTCCTCTCAG GTTTCGTGTCTCAGCCACGTCGCCGCCAACTTCTTGAACGGCGGCAAGGAGGCCAGACGCTTGGGGACGGCCCACGAAAGCATCGTGCCCTACCAG GGCTTCCAAACCAGAGACGGCCAAGTGGTGGTCGCCGCGGTCAACGACCAGCAGTTTGCCCGAATGTGTCGG GTTTTGGGGCTTCCGGAGCTCAGCCGGCAGCCTCGGTACTCGACCAACAAGCTCCGGGTCCAAAACCGCCGACAGCTGGTCCACACGCTGACGCAGAG GTTTGTGCAAGAGACGACGGCCGATTGGCTGAGACGCTTCGAAGGCTCAGGCGTTCCTAGCGGACCGATCAACAGCATCCGCCAGGCCTTCGCTGACCCGCAG GTCAGACACAACGGGCTGGTCCAGGAGATGGAACATCCCACGGCGGGACGGATCGCCGTGCCAG GTCCGGCGGTTCGCTACAGCAGCTTCTCTCGCGGCGAGCCGACGCCCCCTCCAGTGATCGGCCAGCACACGGCGGAGGTGCTGCGCGACGCTTTGGCCTACGGCGACGACGTCATCGGGGAGCTGTTGGAGGCGGGAGCGGTGGCCCAGAACCCGGCGTGCTGA
- the sugct gene encoding succinate--hydroxymethylglutarate CoA-transferase isoform X3, translating to MYIALAGADRCRPLEGVRVLDLTRVLAGPFATMLLGDLGAEVIKVEKPGAGDDTRAWGPPFVGSESVYFLSVNRNKKSIAVDLKHPRGAQVVQELAGVCDVLMENFLPGKLSVMGLGYRELSERNPGLIYCSISGYGQTGPQSQSPGYDSIASAVSGMMHITGSEDGGPVRPGVAMTDLATGLYAHGAVLAALLQRRRTGAGAHVDCDLLSSQVSCLSHVAANFLNGGKEARRLGTAHESIVPYQGFQTRDGQVVVAAVNDQQFARMCRVLGLPELSRQPRYSTNKLRVQNRRQLVHTLTQRFVQETTADWLRRFEGSGVPSGPINSIRQAFADPQLGFEFHPSRHVIIVHPFSEPLILTRVTLSSGPAVRYSSFSRGEPTPPPVIGQHTAEVLRDALAYGDDVIGELLEAGAVAQNPAC from the exons ATGTACATAGCTTTAGCAG GTGCTGACCGCTGCCGGCCACTAGAGGGCGTCAGAGTGTTGGACCTGACCCG CGTCCTGGCCGGGCCCTTCGCCACCATGCTGCTGGGAGACCTGGGAGCCGAAGTCATCAAAGTGGAGAAACCAG GCGCGGGCGACGACACCCGGGCGTGGGGCCCCCCCTTCGTGGGCTCGGAGAGCGTCTACTTCCTCAGCGTCAACCGCAACAAAAAA AGCATCGCCGTGGACCTCAAACATCCCCGAGGAGCACAAGTCGTCCAGGAG CTGGCGGGCGTGTGCGACGTGCTGATGGAGAACTTCCTGCCGGGCAAACTGTCTGTGATGGGTCTGGGGTACCGGGAGCTCAGCGAACGGAACCCGGGGCTCATCTACTGCTCCATTTCAG GTTACGGACAAACGGGGCCTCAAAGTCAAAGCCCGGGTTACGACTCCATTGCCTCAGCTGTGTCCGGGATGATGCACATCACGGGgtcagag GACGGAGGGCCGGTCCGCCCCGGCGTGGCCATGACGGACCTGGCGACCGGCCTGTACGCCCACGGCGCCGTGTTGGCGGCCCTGCTGCAGCGCCGCCGCACCGGCGCGGGTGCGCACGTGGACTGTGACCTGCTGTCCTCTCAG GTTTCGTGTCTCAGCCACGTCGCCGCCAACTTCTTGAACGGCGGCAAGGAGGCCAGACGCTTGGGGACGGCCCACGAAAGCATCGTGCCCTACCAG GGCTTCCAAACCAGAGACGGCCAAGTGGTGGTCGCCGCGGTCAACGACCAGCAGTTTGCCCGAATGTGTCGG GTTTTGGGGCTTCCGGAGCTCAGCCGGCAGCCTCGGTACTCGACCAACAAGCTCCGGGTCCAAAACCGCCGACAGCTGGTCCACACGCTGACGCAGAG GTTTGTGCAAGAGACGACGGCCGATTGGCTGAGACGCTTCGAAGGCTCAGGCGTTCCTAGCGGACCGATCAACAGCATCCGCCAGGCCTTCGCTGACCCGCAG CTCGGCTTTGAGTTTCATCCCTCACGTCACGTGATTatcgttcatccattttctgagccacttatcctcacgagggtcacgctGTCGTCAGGTCCGGCGGTTCGCTACAGCAGCTTCTCTCGCGGCGAGCCGACGCCCCCTCCAGTGATCGGCCAGCACACGGCGGAGGTGCTGCGCGACGCTTTGGCCTACGGCGACGACGTCATCGGGGAGCTGTTGGAGGCGGGAGCGGTGGCCCAGAACCCGGCGTGCTGA
- the sugct gene encoding succinate--hydroxymethylglutarate CoA-transferase isoform X1 has protein sequence MLLCACSSRFLRVALASLSPERTSVKSLSCGRQLSRTKTGADRCRPLEGVRVLDLTRVLAGPFATMLLGDLGAEVIKVEKPGAGDDTRAWGPPFVGSESVYFLSVNRNKKSIAVDLKHPRGAQVVQELAGVCDVLMENFLPGKLSVMGLGYRELSERNPGLIYCSISGYGQTGPQSQSPGYDSIASAVSGMMHITGSEDGGPVRPGVAMTDLATGLYAHGAVLAALLQRRRTGAGAHVDCDLLSSQVSCLSHVAANFLNGGKEARRLGTAHESIVPYQGFQTRDGQVVVAAVNDQQFARMCRVLGLPELSRQPRYSTNKLRVQNRRQLVHTLTQRFVQETTADWLRRFEGSGVPSGPINSIRQAFADPQLGFEFHPSRHVIIVHPFSEPLILTRVTLSSGPAVRYSSFSRGEPTPPPVIGQHTAEVLRDALAYGDDVIGELLEAGAVAQNPAC, from the exons ATGTTGTTGTGCGCTTGCTCTTCgcgtttcctccgggtggcTTTGGCCTCGCTCTCGCCAGAGAGGACAAGTGTGAAAAGTTTGTCCTGCGGACGGCAGCTGTCTCGAACTAAAACAG GTGCTGACCGCTGCCGGCCACTAGAGGGCGTCAGAGTGTTGGACCTGACCCG CGTCCTGGCCGGGCCCTTCGCCACCATGCTGCTGGGAGACCTGGGAGCCGAAGTCATCAAAGTGGAGAAACCAG GCGCGGGCGACGACACCCGGGCGTGGGGCCCCCCCTTCGTGGGCTCGGAGAGCGTCTACTTCCTCAGCGTCAACCGCAACAAAAAA AGCATCGCCGTGGACCTCAAACATCCCCGAGGAGCACAAGTCGTCCAGGAG CTGGCGGGCGTGTGCGACGTGCTGATGGAGAACTTCCTGCCGGGCAAACTGTCTGTGATGGGTCTGGGGTACCGGGAGCTCAGCGAACGGAACCCGGGGCTCATCTACTGCTCCATTTCAG GTTACGGACAAACGGGGCCTCAAAGTCAAAGCCCGGGTTACGACTCCATTGCCTCAGCTGTGTCCGGGATGATGCACATCACGGGgtcagag GACGGAGGGCCGGTCCGCCCCGGCGTGGCCATGACGGACCTGGCGACCGGCCTGTACGCCCACGGCGCCGTGTTGGCGGCCCTGCTGCAGCGCCGCCGCACCGGCGCGGGTGCGCACGTGGACTGTGACCTGCTGTCCTCTCAG GTTTCGTGTCTCAGCCACGTCGCCGCCAACTTCTTGAACGGCGGCAAGGAGGCCAGACGCTTGGGGACGGCCCACGAAAGCATCGTGCCCTACCAG GGCTTCCAAACCAGAGACGGCCAAGTGGTGGTCGCCGCGGTCAACGACCAGCAGTTTGCCCGAATGTGTCGG GTTTTGGGGCTTCCGGAGCTCAGCCGGCAGCCTCGGTACTCGACCAACAAGCTCCGGGTCCAAAACCGCCGACAGCTGGTCCACACGCTGACGCAGAG GTTTGTGCAAGAGACGACGGCCGATTGGCTGAGACGCTTCGAAGGCTCAGGCGTTCCTAGCGGACCGATCAACAGCATCCGCCAGGCCTTCGCTGACCCGCAG CTCGGCTTTGAGTTTCATCCCTCACGTCACGTGATTatcgttcatccattttctgagccacttatcctcacgagggtcacgctGTCGTCAGGTCCGGCGGTTCGCTACAGCAGCTTCTCTCGCGGCGAGCCGACGCCCCCTCCAGTGATCGGCCAGCACACGGCGGAGGTGCTGCGCGACGCTTTGGCCTACGGCGACGACGTCATCGGGGAGCTGTTGGAGGCGGGAGCGGTGGCCCAGAACCCGGCGTGCTGA
- the sugct gene encoding succinate--hydroxymethylglutarate CoA-transferase isoform X4 has product MLLCACSSRFLRVALASLSPERTSVKSLSCGRQLSRTKTGADRCRPLEGVRVLDLTRVLAGPFATMLLGDLGAEVIKVEKPGAGDDTRAWGPPFVGSESVYFLSVNRNKKSIAVDLKHPRGAQVVQELAGVCDVLMENFLPGKLSVMGLGYRELSERNPGLIYCSISGYGQTGPQSQSPGYDSIASAVSGMMHITGSEDGGPVRPGVAMTDLATGLYAHGAVLAALLQRRRTGAGAHVDCDLLSSQVSCLSHVAANFLNGGKEARRLGTAHESIVPYQGFQTRDGQVVVAAVNDQQFARMCRVLGLPELSRQPRYSTNKLRVQNRRQLVHTLTQRFVQETTADWLRRFEGSGVPSGPINSIRQAFADPQPAALLDYGGMDFVVQEEEVL; this is encoded by the exons ATGTTGTTGTGCGCTTGCTCTTCgcgtttcctccgggtggcTTTGGCCTCGCTCTCGCCAGAGAGGACAAGTGTGAAAAGTTTGTCCTGCGGACGGCAGCTGTCTCGAACTAAAACAG GTGCTGACCGCTGCCGGCCACTAGAGGGCGTCAGAGTGTTGGACCTGACCCG CGTCCTGGCCGGGCCCTTCGCCACCATGCTGCTGGGAGACCTGGGAGCCGAAGTCATCAAAGTGGAGAAACCAG GCGCGGGCGACGACACCCGGGCGTGGGGCCCCCCCTTCGTGGGCTCGGAGAGCGTCTACTTCCTCAGCGTCAACCGCAACAAAAAA AGCATCGCCGTGGACCTCAAACATCCCCGAGGAGCACAAGTCGTCCAGGAG CTGGCGGGCGTGTGCGACGTGCTGATGGAGAACTTCCTGCCGGGCAAACTGTCTGTGATGGGTCTGGGGTACCGGGAGCTCAGCGAACGGAACCCGGGGCTCATCTACTGCTCCATTTCAG GTTACGGACAAACGGGGCCTCAAAGTCAAAGCCCGGGTTACGACTCCATTGCCTCAGCTGTGTCCGGGATGATGCACATCACGGGgtcagag GACGGAGGGCCGGTCCGCCCCGGCGTGGCCATGACGGACCTGGCGACCGGCCTGTACGCCCACGGCGCCGTGTTGGCGGCCCTGCTGCAGCGCCGCCGCACCGGCGCGGGTGCGCACGTGGACTGTGACCTGCTGTCCTCTCAG GTTTCGTGTCTCAGCCACGTCGCCGCCAACTTCTTGAACGGCGGCAAGGAGGCCAGACGCTTGGGGACGGCCCACGAAAGCATCGTGCCCTACCAG GGCTTCCAAACCAGAGACGGCCAAGTGGTGGTCGCCGCGGTCAACGACCAGCAGTTTGCCCGAATGTGTCGG GTTTTGGGGCTTCCGGAGCTCAGCCGGCAGCCTCGGTACTCGACCAACAAGCTCCGGGTCCAAAACCGCCGACAGCTGGTCCACACGCTGACGCAGAG GTTTGTGCAAGAGACGACGGCCGATTGGCTGAGACGCTTCGAAGGCTCAGGCGTTCCTAGCGGACCGATCAACAGCATCCGCCAGGCCTTCGCTGACCCGCAG CCAGCGGCGCTTCTGGACTACGGGGGGATGGACTTTGTGgtccaagaagaagaagtgttgtAA